In the genome of Fusarium poae strain DAOMC 252244 chromosome 1, whole genome shotgun sequence, the window ATATGGGAGACTCGATGGCGCAGCCAACGTGGCTGGTATAATTGGCAAGCACCATGGTCTTCGGGCTGTGGCAGATCTAGAAGACGAGGAGTGGCACAAGATCATTGCCGTTAACCTGACAGGAACAATGTACTGCCTGAGAGCGCAGCTTAACAGAATAGTCGATGGGGGATCTATCGTCAACGTGGCATCCATTCATGGTATCAAGGGCACGTCGCATTCCATATAATCATGTCGATTCCTTCTCTAACCATGAAATACAGGATTCGCTAAACATGGTGCTTATGACGCCAGCAAACACGGCATAGTTGGCTTGACAAAGGCCGCGGCAAAAGAAAACGGCCACCGCGAGGTGAGAGTCAATGCTGTTGCTCCAGGCGCCATCTACACGCCCTTGATGAAGAAAGCATGGAATATCCACAACCGGGCAGACAACGCCGAGTTTGACGAACCAACAGCTTTTCAACGTCAAGGCACGCCGGAAGAGTGTGCCAATGTGATAGCCTTCCTGCTTGGACCCGAAAGCACTTTTGTGAGTGGAAGCGTTTATGAGGTGGACGGAGCTTGGATATAAAAAACTGGCACCCCTTCTTGCCTACCAGAGACCAATATGCCAAGCCAAGCCGAGTCAGAGTTAAACATGGTGATGTGTAAGCTCGATGGAACTGCGTAAGGGCAATCGTATTCTCATTTCGTTACCATACATCCTCAGGGTTCACCACATGATTCTCTCCGTCATCTCGAATATGTTGCTGATCCTTGTCTCGCTTCATTGGCTTGCGCATATCAAACGCGTCCTCGCTGGATTTTGAGGGATCCGTCGCATGGTCGCCATAATAGTCCTTGACAACACGAAAGACGCTGTAACCTAGGTTCTTGTAGAGTGTAATAGCACGATGGTTGCTGCTTCGTACAAACAAGTCGACGAACCAAGCATTCTCGGCATCAGCTGCGACTTCTAATTGATCGGTCAAAATCTTGGCAATGCCAGATCTTCGTGCCTCTGGGGCAACAGTGAGTGCCGTTATGTGAGCGTGCCACGGCAGATAATGCTCGGAAAATTTATAGGCATCTGGTGAAGATTCAACCTTGCCCATGACTGTTAACCGAATGATTAGCCCCATACCAGCACAGACGCAGACAGTTTAGGACAAAACCCACTGTATCCAACGATATTTCCGTCCATATCCTCACACACTTGAAAGAGTGATGGCCATTTCGCATGATACTGGAGGTAAAAGTTAAGTTCGTATGTTTCTGTGAAAGGGTCCAGGTTGCATTTGGAAAACTTGTTCACGTCGTCTGGTCGAAAGCGCCGGAATGTAGCCATTTTTGGAGAATATTGAACGTCTTTGACTTGAGTTGTACTCTCAAGAGGTAATAAGTTTGTTTGGTTGTGTGTTGGGAATTCAGATTGTTAGAAATGGACGAAAATGGCTACCGCCTGCTTGAACATTTGTGATACTAGCAGGGTGCCTGGTATAGCTTGCAAGCAACTGATGACAATGGACGTAGATCCCTGTGTTTGTGTGAGGTAGCTGTGCTTACGAGCAAGAGTTTTGGGTTATGGATGTCGCAGCCACAGCGAAACGTCTCAGGACTGCATAACATCACCCAAGATTGCATTATGGCTTCTCTCGCACTATACCGTTAATGTACCCGCATTAGTCCCAGGTTCTTGAAAGACCCACCTTCGTTTCGTTACCAACATCCTTCTCCCACGGCATTAAGCATAACGATTACTCCAACTTCTAGATTAGACTACTATGCAATGTGAATTTGCTAGCAGCTTGATTATGTATTTTCAGAGCTTGGAAGCATATAATAACGTGTCGATCCAAGAAAACAATACTACCCACCGAATTACAATCGCCACGGAACACGGCCCGTTTGCTGTCCTGTCCTTTGCTCGTTGGCCGCCATTTTGGTGCGATTAGTTAGAGGTTAGCCAGTCAGTCAGTAGGTACCTAATAAGGGTCCCCGGTCACCCAAACCGACATCATTTCAAAGAACTTCGACTCTCCCTCGACACCCCCATTTCGAAAGGAAAACCGACCGATCGACCGTTCACCCCACGGCataagataatagcttaagagAGGACCGAAGAATCCGCCTAAAAATTATCGCACCGACTTTGAAGAGacaaaataaaaagttaGGCGGTGTCTACTGTATTTGGCGGTGGATCTCTTGTAGCTATAGGCTCCTGAGTCTAGGAAGTGGGAGGATCATCTACTCTTCGCAACATACATTTCAACATATCAAAATGCCATCCTCGCCGCAAACACCCAGACACTCCCGGAACTCATCGGCCTTCGATAGCTTCTCAGGCTCCCCCCAAGCCCGAAGACTCTCCAAGTCGTCCGTACAAGACCCCTCCCCATTCGGAAACAGCTTCAACCAACAAGATGCTGTCGAGATGAGCGGGAATGGGATGGGCAACTTGGCTGATGAACTAGCCGATGCCTTCTCGGATTCGGGAGACGAAGGTGAATTCACAGACGGTGACGCCAATAGCGACATGCTTGGTCCTGGAGGGGACGCACATGGCCCCGAGTATGAAGACGAGCTGGAGGATACTGAGGGCATCAGCAGCCCCAAGAAGCAGGATCTTGATCGGGCGAGAGTTGCAAATCTTACGCTTCTTTCCCCACGGCGGAAACACCAAAGGCAAACCAGCAATTACGACGGTAGTGAATATGGATCGGAGTCGGACTTGGATTCTCCTGGCATGCCGCCTGGCCTGGTATCCAAAATGGATGCTGTGGAGTCGCTGGCTCGCAGAGGAACAGAAAATTATGGCGGCCCGGCAGATGATGTGTTCAAGAGAGTAACAAACGCATTGCGGGACCTTGGCTCTCAATCGAGCGTTGAGGCTAGCGCATCAAGGTTTGTGGACGCAGACGTTGGCTGATGTATTTGTGACTAACCAAGGATGCAGGTTGATAACGGCGCACTCAGCTTTGACGACGCATTTGACTCACCAGACTCGTCAAATTCACAATCTCTCTTTCCCTTTATTGTCTCCTCTTGTTGCACCCCCAGACCCTGAGACTATTGACGACTTGATACCGCTATTACTGAACCTGTCTGATACTATGCCACGTCCTTCGACAACAGCCTTCAATTCATTGACGAGTCTCCATTCCCTAACGACCGAGCTCGTGCAAACCTTGAATTATCTCTCTGACACACTGCATATGTCTCGCCAAACAACTACAATGGCCACAAGGAGATTGAAAAGCGCCAAAGAGATCGTGTCTGAAAtgaggaaagaagaagagctcaGAGAAGAGGGCGAGCGATGGCTTACAAGAGGTAACTGGGGTGAGAGGTTGGAAAAAAGAGAATGCGCAGGAGTGTGTGGGGATGTTATTGGAGGATTTGAGGAGGTTTGCAACGGATGGCGAGAGAGACTGCTTGCGCAAGCTGAGGCTCAAGCATGAACGATCGATTGAACGAGCTAAACGGTCGTATGACACTGCTGCGAAACACTGACCGATGCGGAGTCTTTCTGCAATCTCTGGACTCTGTTTATCTGGACATATACCAACATCGTTCTTGTCTTACCCCCTTTTCCTCTTGACAACCTTGgttgtttattttttctttgtctATTTTAGGGTGCGTTGGTTGCATTGGGATAAAGGCGCAGTTAAAGCAGGGAGGAACTCTCGGTTGGGCAGACCAGTCCCAACATCATAGAACATTTCTTTAACTTAGAGGTGTCGCCAGAGAACGAACAATAGAATGAAGCGATGAGTACTAAAAACATGGCGATTTGCCCTGTAGAGATTCATTTGGATTCGATGATACAAAGAGGAGACGATATGCGATGCAAGTGAATGATTGAGTCTTTGGTGCAAGCGTTGTATTGCGTTTGTTATGACCAATATACAAGTAAGTGGATTCAATGCCATGAGCGGCCACAGGCCGATCTTGATATTCTACTGAGACCCAGTCTCAGACCAAAAACACTCTACTGGAATTCAGGTGgggtaataaaataaagggGACAGGGAGGGGGAAGTTGTGAGATATGGAACGCGCGACATGATCGCGTAAAGTGGCGTTTTGTCTCGTAGGTTGACGCGAGCCGTGCCGTGAATTCTATAGAGTTGAACTGGCACTGTGTGTGAGATACAACATTCATTGGCTGCTGACACGCTGGCTATCGGATACCCGCCGCGTTGGCGGAAAGATTACATCCAGTGATACAAATAAATACTACGTAGCGGCTCAGAGACAGATGCTAGCCAACCACGTCTTAATCGATGGGCGGGGGAATAATTCTCTCCAAAGTACTGGTATCACGCGATACCCTCATTCGTGTCGTCTCGATTAAGCAATCGTGAAGTCCTGTCATGATCACCAGTTAACATTGATATTTGCAGCTAATCCAGCCATCGCCACATCTGTTGAAAGGTGTTCGAGCTAGTGGCGGAACGTCCCGCCATTATATAACATTCTGCTGCCGAGAGATTACTCTTCAATTGCCTCCTACTATgaagataggtaggtatcaaCGTTGCCTGTTGAGCTCGTTTggacaaagaaaaacaaaaaacaaaaaaacaaagaCATTTATCTATATGTTTAGCATAACTGTAATTAGAATCCAGAGGACTCACACGTATTATATACGAATACGGCATAAGAATTGAGCCTGGTGTGTATTCCTAAGCAGCAAGGGAAACATATAATTAATACGCGCATCTATACTCGAACATGCATCACTTcgctaggtaggtatataTACGAAAACAAACACATACGCGAGCAATACGGCAAAACAGCGCGAAAGACAAGTGGTAGGTGCATGGGTATGGATAGTCTTGACCCAAGGGAGCTGTATTATGATCTTGAAGAACCCCTCGTTTTTGATAACTCGGGAAAGAAGTGATAGGTGAATGTGACTGGGAACAGTGGAGAGCTACTCTTTTGGTACAGTACGGATATGATAGAATCTCCTCTCGCCAAGCGTTGACAGTGACGCAGTTTGTGCCTTGATGATGCTGTGTGCCATGTGCACACCGGCACCTACCGAGTGTTCGGATTGCCTGTGTTGGTAATTATCTAGAATGGATCAAGAGGGAATTTGCTTCGCTCTATCGATAAACATAAAGGCTATGTATGACTTAGACCATGGGCAAGTGCGGGTAGAGTTTTGTTTCTCGGCGGTTAAAACGACTTTTATTAAGAACAAAGGATACTAATAAGTGGGCAATTGATCACAGACATTATTGTCAAACCACAAGTTGACTTATCGTGTTGGAGTAGCTGTTTAATCCTTGCTCTTTACCAAACCGAGATATTGTTACCTTCATTCTCGGCGCATTGGTTCAATAACACAATCACGGTTCTGCTCCATTATTTTGGTTGTTGTTATTGACCCGCGCGTTTCCTGGCCGTCCGCGACCTGGGGCGCAGGGGGCATCTTCTGTTGTTTGTGATTAACGATTGGTCAAAAGGCTTGCTAGCGCGACCCGAGAACCCCAGTTCAACCTCCCTCCAACAGTAACATCCCTCACGAGAGTCGGCGACCCTCTTCCCGCCACCCCCAGCGCATCTCTTCCAGCCCGCCTAGCAGCACAACACCCGACAGCATAGCAcagtacagcacagcacCGCACCGCACCGCACCCCGTACCTGCtctacatacctacctaccacaCCCGCCTGCTCCGACCTCCATACTGTCATCTTGGATCTTGCACCTCACGCCTCGAATCGTCGGGCAACCATCGCGTCGTGCACCATCACAAGCTTTCGCTCTAATTTCTTCCAGTCGGTGTTAACGGGTCCTTCGCAACATACTCTTACTTTTTATCGATTAAGCACGACCTTATTTCACCAACGTCATCGACTGCCCACAACTGTGCCCATTTGCCTGTTGTATTCTAGATTGACATCGAGACGATGCGATAGACGGAGAATATTTACGACTAACGAAGCTTGACATTTGCCTGACGGTGCTAGGGATTGCGCCCTTCCCGTCTCGCCTTTgggtttctttttgtctttgtcacCCGAacaacatcaatcaatcaaacGCCGTTACGATCGAATTGCGAGCCTTTGTTGTCCGTTTGTGTACTCACCACCACTTGTTATTCCGATCTTGAAGCATATTGAACATAAGTCACGCCACGGATACGGCAGAGATATGGCGGCACTCCCTCAGCCCTCAGGCATAGCTGCCTTGAATTCGCAACCCGCGAAGCGAGCTATCGACGAATCCAAGAGCCATACCGCCACTCCTCGGTCATCCACTCCCCCCCGCTCAGATCGCACCCGCTTGGAACCTAGATATAGCCTCGATAACGGACCAACCCGGCCGGTACGGAACTATGGAAGAAAGAGCGAAGGCGCTCGTGGGAGTCACCTCGACATGGATGCTGTCGACAGTGCGTTGCTACGCGAATTTCACCGTCCACAGCGTGAGAGTACCCCAGGTGCCAGTCCACATCGCAAACGGCAGCGGATAAATGGCGATCGGTTCGTGACAGTCGTATCCTGTTCAGTATTCATACTCACTCTCTTGTAGTTTCATTCCAACCCGCTCTGGTCAGGACTTGCAGGCAAGCTTCAGTTTGTTACACGAGGATGGATCTCCTGCTACGCCCgcaaaacaaaagaaacgCACACCTCATGGCGAGCTTCATTTCCAAAAGAGTATGTTTCCCTCTCAAGGCCTCTGGCTCATAGGCTAATCTGATGTTGCAGCGGAGGAGGCCAATCGTACGTTCTCACATTTGCTACGTGCTGAGTTGTTTGAGAGCTCTGTACCACAATCAGCTACCCCAACCCTTTCACCAAACCAATCTCTTCCCACAACCTCTCACATTCCCGCTAATGATGGGACACGGGCTCATACTCCTCCCACGAATGCCCCTGCTCCATCATtaccatcatcttcattaACACCTTCGACCCCTCACAAGAATCTCTTCTCATACATGTCACCACGGCACCACAATCAAGTCGCTGGGCATCCCACCCCCTCTAAAACACCTCAAGGCCGGCACGGCCCTAATCTCGACACACGCGCCGAGATCTACAGCTTATCACCAGTGCGGTTTGGGAGTCAACAAATGCTGCTAAGTCCCAGACGTCAACCGAGAGCAGTCAGCAAAGTTCCTTACAAGGTTCTTGACGCCCCCGAACTGGCTGACGATTTTTACCTGAACCTGGTAGACTGGGGTAGTGCAAATATTCTCGGCGTTGGTCTGGGCTCCAGTGTTTACATGTGGAATGCGCAGACCAGCAAGGTCAACAAGCTCTGCACACTTGATGACGATACTGTCACAAGTGTCTCCTGGATACAAAAAGGAACCCACCTTGCTATCGGCACTGGTAAGGGTCTGGTCCAGATCTGGGATGCCGAGAAGGCGCGTAGGC includes:
- a CDS encoding hypothetical protein (BUSCO:35378at5125): MPSSPQTPRHSRNSSAFDSFSGSPQARRLSKSSVQDPSPFGNSFNQQDAVEMSGNGMGNLADELADAFSDSGDEGEFTDGDANSDMLGPGGDAHGPEYEDELEDTEGISSPKKQDLDRARVANLTLLSPRRKHQRQTSNYDGSEYGSESDLDSPGMPPGLVSKMDAVESLARRGTENYGGPADDVFKRVTNALRDLGSQSSVEASASRLITAHSALTTHLTHQTRQIHNLSFPLLSPLVAPPDPETIDDLIPLLLNLSDTMPRPSTTAFNSLTSLHSLTTELVQTLNYLSDTLHMSRQTTTMATRRLKSAKEIVSEMRKEEELREEGERWLTRGNWGERLEKRECAGVCGDVIGGFEEVCNGWRERLLAQAEAQA
- a CDS encoding hypothetical protein (BUSCO:15454at5125), translated to MAALPQPSGIAALNSQPAKRAIDESKSHTATPRSSTPPRSDRTRLEPRYSLDNGPTRPVRNYGRKSEGARGSHLDMDAVDSALLREFHRPQRESTPGASPHRKRQRINGDRFIPTRSGQDLQASFSLLHEDGSPATPAKQKKRTPHGELHFQKTEEANRTFSHLLRAELFESSVPQSATPTLSPNQSLPTTSHIPANDGTRAHTPPTNAPAPSLPSSSLTPSTPHKNLFSYMSPRHHNQVAGHPTPSKTPQGRHGPNLDTRAEIYSLSPVRFGSQQMLLSPRRQPRAVSKVPYKVLDAPELADDFYLNLVDWGSANILGVGLGSSVYMWNAQTSKVNKLCTLDDDTVTSVSWIQKGTHLAIGTGKGLVQIWDAEKARRLRTMTGHTARVGSLAWNTHILTSGSRDRLIYHRDVRAPDQWLRRLVGHKQEVCGLKWNCEDGQLASGGNDNKLMVWDKLSETPLWKFSDHTAAVKAISWSPHQRGLLASGGGTADRRIIFHDTVKGSVINEIDTGSQVCNIAWSKNSNEIVSTHGYSQNQIVVWKYPSMTQVASLTGHTYRVLYLAMSPDGRTIVTGAGDETLRFWSTFGRRPGSREDGDNGGRLADLAVIR